Proteins co-encoded in one Halodesulfovibrio sp. MK-HDV genomic window:
- the dnaA gene encoding chromosomal replication initiator protein DnaA, whose amino-acid sequence MIDIWGQIREILQESLNPGIFKVWISPLHAEVDGTTIRLTASNDFVASWVRERLVNDIMEAATSVMGERPTITVVAGAAKAIVKPKAQAQTSAPKAARVSEPQTTSAPVLFGADNKRVVQQQLPVERTLVSKALDWRFDFDSFVVGPSNDLAFAASQGITRDSLSCSTLFLSSAPGLGKTHLMQAVGGQLCKHSNRINPRVEYLTAEEFATGLVTSLKHRDTERFKTRYRDIDLLLLEDIHFLQGKERMQDEVLATIKSLQSRGSRVVLSSSFAPRDLKDVDNQLVSRFCSGFLAVIDKPDFETRRDILCKKARLYQVDLPENVTDLLAENIHSDVRQIESCLHNLILKARILNERISMDMAWDVIGHYASREVIMNMDSIVRCVCSCFDLSYDQLNSRSRKRELVTARNTIFFLARKHTDLSLKQIGLQFNRRHSTVLKGITNLEREMSRSTPTGRQVSNTVKMIEKNGRISAP is encoded by the coding sequence ATGATTGATATTTGGGGCCAAATCCGAGAAATTCTACAAGAAAGCCTTAACCCCGGCATTTTCAAAGTATGGATTTCACCACTACACGCTGAAGTCGATGGTACAACCATCCGGCTGACAGCTTCCAATGATTTCGTTGCTTCTTGGGTGCGTGAGCGCCTGGTGAACGATATTATGGAAGCTGCCACTTCTGTTATGGGTGAACGTCCAACTATTACTGTTGTTGCCGGTGCCGCTAAAGCTATTGTAAAGCCGAAAGCTCAAGCTCAAACCTCTGCGCCTAAAGCTGCACGTGTGTCTGAACCTCAGACCACGTCTGCTCCTGTGCTCTTTGGTGCTGACAATAAACGAGTTGTTCAGCAGCAGCTTCCTGTAGAACGTACGCTGGTTTCTAAAGCCCTTGACTGGCGATTTGATTTCGACAGTTTTGTAGTGGGGCCGAGCAACGACCTTGCTTTCGCCGCATCACAGGGAATTACACGCGATTCTCTTTCTTGCAGCACACTCTTTTTGAGTTCTGCACCGGGACTTGGTAAAACTCACCTCATGCAGGCAGTTGGCGGACAGCTTTGTAAGCATAGCAACCGTATCAACCCAAGAGTTGAATATCTTACCGCTGAAGAGTTTGCTACAGGTCTCGTAACTTCCCTTAAACATCGTGACACAGAACGTTTCAAAACACGCTACCGTGACATTGACCTTCTGTTGCTTGAAGATATTCATTTCCTTCAGGGTAAAGAACGTATGCAGGACGAAGTTCTTGCAACAATTAAATCTTTGCAGTCCCGCGGTTCCCGCGTTGTACTTTCCAGTTCTTTTGCCCCGCGTGATTTAAAAGACGTAGATAACCAGCTTGTTTCCCGTTTCTGCTCAGGATTCCTTGCTGTTATTGATAAACCGGATTTTGAAACCCGCCGCGATATTCTTTGCAAGAAAGCACGTCTTTATCAGGTCGATTTGCCAGAAAACGTGACTGATTTGCTTGCAGAAAACATTCATTCGGATGTACGTCAGATTGAGAGCTGCTTACACAACCTCATCTTGAAAGCACGTATCCTGAACGAACGTATTTCTATGGACATGGCATGGGACGTCATCGGACATTACGCATCCCGTGAAGTCATCATGAACATGGACTCAATTGTACGTTGTGTCTGTAGCTGTTTTGATCTTTCATATGATCAGCTTAACTCACGCAGCCGTAAGCGTGAGCTGGTAACAGCGCGCAACACCATCTTCTTCCTTGCTCGTAAGCATACCGATCTCTCTTTGAAGCAGATTGGTTTGCAGTTTAACCGTCGCCATTCAACAGTGTTGAAAGGTATTACAAATCTTGAACGGGAAATGAGCCGTAGTACACCGACTGGTCGTCAGGTGTCTAATACAGTGAAGATGATCGAAAAGAATGGACGAATTTCCGCCCCCTGA
- a CDS encoding helix-turn-helix domain-containing protein, protein MHENKAYKDIAPRLLGLREAVDMTVEELSEKVGVKPDTVALYEEGETEIPVSYLKDVATICGVDLTSLITGQEGHLHDYTLVRKGEGLSVERRVDYDYFNLAARFTNKKMEPFLVTVPAKDLNELTWNEHSGQEFIYLLEGKLEVWLDQKRHKLEAGDSIYFDSRIAHALRGLDGEPATFLDVIS, encoded by the coding sequence ATGCACGAAAATAAAGCATATAAAGATATTGCTCCCCGATTACTCGGTCTTCGTGAAGCAGTAGACATGACGGTAGAAGAGCTCTCCGAAAAAGTAGGAGTAAAGCCCGATACCGTAGCACTGTACGAAGAGGGTGAAACCGAAATTCCTGTTAGCTATCTCAAAGACGTAGCAACAATCTGTGGTGTTGACCTTACGTCACTCATCACCGGTCAGGAAGGTCATCTTCATGACTACACACTCGTGCGAAAAGGTGAAGGCCTTAGCGTTGAACGTCGAGTTGATTACGACTACTTCAACCTTGCTGCACGTTTTACTAATAAAAAGATGGAGCCGTTCCTCGTAACTGTTCCTGCAAAAGATTTAAACGAGCTTACTTGGAACGAGCATAGCGGTCAGGAATTCATTTACCTGCTCGAAGGCAAGTTGGAAGTATGGCTTGATCAGAAACGCCATAAGCTAGAAGCAGGTGACTCCATTTATTTTGATTCACGTATTGCTCATGCACTGCGTGGCTTAGATGGTGAACCAGCAACCTTTCTTGACGTTATTAGCTAG
- a CDS encoding AMP-binding protein, whose product MKKFSSSSYEEFVHEFSLSVPDNFNFAFDVLDSIADEDPDRLAMVHVDDAGTRNDYSFAWFQEQSAKLAGALEIQGLKKGDRVMLILYRRVEFWVSMLACHRLGLVPVPSPSQLTVKDIDFRVRRANIRGMIVEDSVADRVEAARATCPSLTCLVQAGGDSVADGWHAYDELVASGPSEFPRPQDPERNSGGNDPLLIFFSSGTTGMPKMVEHTHTYPMGHYVTGAHWHDLEPGDLHLTLADTGWGKAVWGKFYGQWMAGAAVFVWDFRGKFEPAALLEQIAEHKVTTFCAPPTVYRFLIRQDLSKYDLSALRHCTTAGELLNDSVFLEWQKMTGLPIYEGYGQTETTLQILTLPCMEAKPGSIGRPAPGWDVVLMDAEGNICNPGQEGEICVKTSDGAPVGLFSGYLEDPEKTASVMFDGYYHTGDKAWMDEDGYFWFLGRVDDLIKSSGYRIGPFEVESALIAHPAVIEAAVTGVPDDLRGQLVKATVVLAPDYTESEELTKELQNYVKKVTAPYKYPRIINYVKELPKTISGKIRRVEIREQDANAE is encoded by the coding sequence ATGAAAAAGTTTTCCAGTTCCAGCTATGAAGAGTTTGTGCACGAGTTTTCTCTAAGTGTTCCTGATAATTTTAACTTTGCATTTGATGTTTTGGATTCCATCGCTGATGAAGATCCAGACCGTCTTGCGATGGTGCATGTTGATGATGCAGGCACGCGCAACGATTACTCATTTGCATGGTTTCAGGAGCAATCCGCAAAGCTTGCTGGTGCCTTAGAAATACAAGGGCTCAAAAAAGGCGACAGAGTAATGCTTATTCTGTATCGCCGAGTTGAGTTCTGGGTGTCCATGCTTGCTTGCCATAGGCTTGGGCTTGTACCAGTTCCGTCTCCTTCACAGTTGACTGTAAAAGATATTGATTTCCGTGTTCGTCGCGCCAATATTCGCGGTATGATCGTCGAAGATTCCGTGGCGGACCGTGTTGAAGCTGCACGTGCTACTTGTCCTTCATTGACCTGTCTTGTGCAGGCTGGTGGTGATTCAGTTGCAGATGGCTGGCATGCATACGATGAACTTGTTGCATCTGGTCCGTCAGAGTTCCCTCGCCCGCAAGATCCAGAACGTAATTCAGGTGGCAATGATCCGCTGCTCATTTTCTTCTCATCCGGTACAACCGGCATGCCGAAAATGGTTGAACACACGCACACCTATCCAATGGGACATTACGTAACTGGTGCTCACTGGCATGATTTGGAACCAGGTGATCTGCACCTGACTCTGGCAGACACAGGTTGGGGTAAAGCAGTCTGGGGTAAATTCTACGGACAGTGGATGGCTGGTGCCGCCGTGTTCGTATGGGATTTCCGTGGAAAGTTTGAACCAGCTGCGTTGCTTGAGCAGATAGCAGAACATAAAGTTACCACCTTCTGTGCACCTCCAACCGTATATCGCTTTCTCATCCGTCAGGATCTCTCTAAGTACGACTTGTCAGCATTACGCCATTGCACAACAGCAGGCGAGCTATTGAACGACAGCGTATTCCTTGAGTGGCAGAAAATGACCGGACTACCAATTTATGAAGGGTACGGACAAACAGAGACGACTCTGCAAATCCTTACTCTCCCTTGCATGGAAGCAAAGCCGGGTTCCATCGGAAGACCTGCACCGGGCTGGGATGTTGTACTGATGGACGCTGAAGGCAACATCTGCAATCCAGGTCAGGAAGGTGAAATCTGCGTAAAAACTTCAGACGGTGCTCCAGTCGGTTTGTTCTCAGGTTATCTTGAAGATCCAGAAAAAACTGCATCTGTTATGTTCGACGGTTACTATCATACCGGCGATAAAGCATGGATGGACGAAGACGGTTATTTCTGGTTCTTAGGTCGTGTGGATGACCTTATTAAGTCTTCAGGATACCGTATTGGACCTTTTGAAGTTGAATCCGCTCTTATTGCGCATCCAGCTGTTATTGAAGCCGCAGTTACCGGCGTGCCGGATGATCTGCGTGGACAGCTTGTGAAAGCAACCGTAGTGCTGGCTCCAGACTACACTGAGTCTGAAGAACTTACGAAAGAGCTGCAGAACTATGTAAAGAAAGTGACTGCACCGTACAAATATCCGCGTATCATTAACTACGTAAAGGAATTGCCAAAGACCATCTCCGGCAAAATCCGACGCGTTGAGATTCGCGAACAGGATGCTAACGCTGAATAA
- the thyX gene encoding FAD-dependent thymidylate synthase: MPQKTCRVELVATTPDPMAVIYAAFRQCYHAGFVGDMHTKLVDGDISAEKQAAFIRKVMESGHASPIEHVSFTFAIEGVSRALTHQLVRHRIASFSQQSQRYVDGSDFDYILPPAFAKIPEAKARFEKLLDEVGDAYQELKQILEDNGRGEKAKEDARFVLPQATESKIVVTMNCRSLINFFEHRCCTRAQWEIRGLADQMLKICRDVLPCVFEDAGARCEKLKYCPEGEKFTCGRYPLP; encoded by the coding sequence ATGCCTCAGAAAACATGCAGGGTAGAACTTGTTGCCACAACTCCAGATCCAATGGCAGTTATTTATGCAGCATTCAGACAGTGCTACCATGCAGGATTTGTAGGTGATATGCATACCAAGCTTGTTGACGGAGATATCTCCGCTGAAAAACAAGCTGCATTTATCCGTAAGGTTATGGAATCAGGTCATGCCAGCCCTATTGAGCATGTGTCGTTTACATTTGCTATAGAAGGTGTTTCTCGCGCATTAACACACCAGCTTGTGCGCCATCGTATTGCGTCGTTCTCCCAGCAGAGTCAGCGCTATGTTGACGGAAGCGATTTTGACTACATTTTGCCGCCTGCTTTTGCGAAGATTCCAGAAGCAAAAGCGCGCTTTGAAAAATTATTAGATGAAGTCGGTGATGCGTATCAAGAATTGAAACAAATTCTTGAAGATAACGGACGAGGCGAGAAGGCAAAAGAAGATGCTCGCTTTGTATTGCCGCAAGCCACAGAATCCAAAATTGTAGTAACAATGAACTGTCGAAGCCTTATTAACTTCTTTGAGCACCGTTGTTGCACTCGAGCTCAGTGGGAAATCAGAGGGTTAGCAGACCAGATGCTTAAAATTTGTCGCGACGTGTTGCCGTGTGTCTTCGAAGATGCGGGTGCTCGCTGTGAGAAGTTGAAGTACTGCCCTGAAGGGGAGAAGTTCACCTGCGGTCGTTACCCGCTTCCATAA
- the ruvB gene encoding Holliday junction branch migration DNA helicase RuvB: MDTDQNICMDESVRPSSLDDFIGQEELRKNLKVYIQAAKTRGQAMDHTMFYGNPGLGKTTLSQIMAEELGVNIVSTSGPVLERSGDLAAILTNLGPNDILFVDEIHRMPISVEEVLYPALEDFKLDLVIGQGPGARTVKIDLEPFTLVGATTRIGLLSSPLRDRFGVICRLEFYSPEELSKIVTRTARILGVEIAPDGALEIGRRSRGTPRIANRLLRRVRDFATVQGGRIVDVELASSALKMMDVDESGLDQMDRKLLSVLIEHYGGGPVGAKTLAVACSEDVKTIEDIYEPYLIQCGFIKRTHRGRVATAKAYRHLKFLA; encoded by the coding sequence ATGGATACTGACCAAAATATCTGCATGGATGAATCTGTTCGTCCTTCGTCTCTTGATGACTTTATTGGTCAGGAAGAGCTGCGCAAAAATTTAAAAGTATACATTCAAGCTGCTAAAACCCGTGGGCAGGCTATGGATCACACCATGTTTTATGGTAATCCAGGGCTTGGTAAGACAACATTATCCCAGATTATGGCTGAAGAGCTTGGGGTTAATATTGTTTCTACCTCGGGGCCAGTTTTAGAGCGTAGTGGTGACTTAGCAGCAATTTTGACGAACTTAGGTCCGAACGATATTTTGTTTGTGGATGAAATTCATCGTATGCCTATCAGTGTTGAAGAGGTGCTGTATCCTGCTTTGGAAGATTTCAAGCTTGATCTTGTCATCGGACAGGGGCCGGGAGCACGTACTGTAAAGATTGACTTGGAACCCTTCACTCTGGTAGGAGCCACAACCCGCATCGGATTATTGTCTTCACCGCTGCGCGATCGCTTTGGCGTAATCTGCCGATTGGAGTTTTACTCCCCGGAAGAGCTCTCAAAAATTGTCACCCGTACTGCACGCATCTTAGGCGTAGAAATAGCACCGGACGGCGCTTTAGAAATTGGTCGTCGCTCCCGTGGTACGCCTCGTATTGCCAATAGACTTTTGCGTCGAGTTCGCGATTTTGCAACTGTGCAAGGTGGTAGAATTGTTGATGTAGAGCTTGCAAGCAGTGCGTTAAAGATGATGGACGTTGATGAAAGCGGCCTTGATCAGATGGACAGAAAGCTGCTGAGTGTTCTTATTGAACATTATGGCGGTGGCCCAGTTGGCGCTAAGACGCTGGCGGTTGCTTGTTCTGAAGATGTTAAGACGATTGAAGATATTTACGAGCCGTACCTGATCCAATGTGGTTTTATTAAGCGTACGCATCGTGGCCGCGTAGCAACGGCTAAAGCGTATCGTCATTTAAAATTTCTGGCATAG